In Dromiciops gliroides isolate mDroGli1 chromosome X, mDroGli1.pri, whole genome shotgun sequence, the genomic window ATGATTTCCAGCATGGCCTTGGCACCAATATAGTCTCATGGCAGGTGTACCGGTGGCAGAAAGCCAGGGGCTCCCCGGGGAAACACAGTGATGTGATGTCCCCATCAAGGATAATAATCGCCCCAATTAACCCTCTCTTTCCCATCCACCCTCTGGGTCTGTTTGAGGAGGgttatatacattatacacacacacacacacacacacacattctctctctctctctctctctctctctctctctatatatatatatatatatatatatatatacatagaaagaGCTCGTGTACTGTGATTGTCAGCACGGATTTAGGGAAGTAATCTTGTCAGGCCTGAAGGGAGAGGTAATTTGATTATGCTTTAGTTGTGAGGGAATATTGAGCATTAGCTAGCTTCCCATTAGAACACGggcaccttgagagcaggggctgtcttacTTTTGTACTCTGTGCCcccctgcccccctgcccccagggcttaacacagtgctttgcttgcttcattcattcgttcgtccATTCATTCTCTCAGGTTAAGGCTGGACATTACAGGGCTAACTGGTATAAGGAAGTCTTTCCTTAGGTCTCATGGATGGAAATCGAAAGGGGGCATTAAAAGAGCTTTGACATTTCCCAAAGGCaaccccttcctgcctccctctcacccccatcatcatcaccacctcctcctcttcctcatcctaaCCGgcccccctgctcccctcccccccccccgtaaATCTGGGCTTGAATGGTTGCTGATGGGCACCGTCACTCACTTATTCACTCACTCGTTCGTTCGTTTGTTCATTCACTTGCTCActccatccacctatctatccatccatctgtcccagtccgtccgtccatccatcccccccgcccccagccgccccctccctcccacctatcCCACAGGCTCAGGTGCTGGGCAGCGGTGGGGGGGGCAGGACGCGCGGGGGTGCTGCGGGCGCGGCACGCGGGGGGGCGCCACCGCGGGTTCCGGAGCGAacgctgccccccgcccccccggcCGGCGCTGACGTCCTGCCGGGGTCTCCTAGAAACGCGCGCGCACATCTGCTGTCATATCACAGAAGCCTCAGCCGCATCAGGAGCAGCATCGGCAGCGGCGGCGGCCGCAGCAGCATCTCGGTGCACAGCCAGGCAGGCTGACGTCACCGCGCAGCGCCCTCCCTGGACTTGgacttgggagaggggaggggcagcgCCACGCGGCTCCCGCGCCCCCTGCCTTCCCCAGGCGGCCAGCGGGGGGCGACGGGCGGGGGAGAGGACGGAACAGGGGGAGGGACCGAGGGAAGGTGGGGGGCGCAGCCACGGAAGGCCGTCTCTATGGtgaggaggaggcggcggctgAGGAGGAGTTGGAGAAGCGCGACCGCAGCGGCCCCGGCGCAGGTACAAAAGTAGAGGGGGACGAGAAAGGTGCTTCTGGAGGCGAATCTTTGGTCCGCCGCATGACGAGCTGCTGCCTGTTGGCTCCCGAAGCCCCCccgccgccgcccccgccgccgccgcccccgccgccgccgccgcctccgggCGCCGCGCCTCTGCCCACCATGCCCGCAGCCCATGCCGAGCAGAGCCCGCGGATCCGGGAAGTTTGGGCTTGCAACCTGGACGAGGAGATGAAGAAGATGCGCCCCGTTGTCCAGCAGTACAACTACGTGGCGATGGACACGGAGTTCCCAGGTGTGGTGGCCAGACCCATCGGGGAGTTCCGGAGCTATGCCGACTACCAGTACCAACTCCTGAGGTGCAATGTGGACTGGCTGAAGATCATCCAGCTGGGACTGACGTTCATGAACGAGCAGGGAGAGTGCCCCCCGGGCACCTGCACGTGGCAGTTCAATTTTAAATTCAACTTGAAGGAGGACATGTACGCCCAGGACTCCATCGAGCTCCTCACCATGTCCGGGATCCAGTTCCAGAAGCACGAGGAGGAAGGCATCGAGGCACAGTACTTCGCCGAGCTCCTGATGACATCGGGAGTGGTGCTGTGTGAAGGGGTCAAGTGGCTCTCCTTTCACAGCGGCTACGACTTCGGCTACTTCATCAAGATCCTCACCAACGCGCCCTTGCCCGAAGAAGCTCACGACTTCTTCGAGATCCTGCGACTGTTCTTTCCCGTCATCTATGACATCAAGTACCTCATGAAGAGCTGCAAGAACCTCAGGGGCGGACTGCAGGAAGTGGCCACTCAGCTGGAGCTAGAACGCATAGGCTCCCAGCACCAGGCGGGGTCCGATTCCTTACTCACGGGCATGGCCTTTTtcaaaatgagagaaatgttCTTCGAAGACCACATTGACGACGCCAAGTATTCCGGTTACTTGTACGGCCTTGGATCTGGAGCAACCcacgtccagaaaaaaaaacaaaagagaggccAGAACACTGTCCAGAGCAGCTTCCAGAACACTGTCCAGAGCAATTACCCGGGCAACTTCCCAGGCAACTTCCCGGGCAACTTCCCGGGCAACTTCCCGGGCAACTTCCCAGGCAACTTCCCGGGCAGCTACCAGAACAGTTTCCAGAGCAGCTACCAGAACAGCATCCAGGATGTCCAGAATGTCCAGAATGTCCAGAATGTCCAGTATGTCCAGTATGTCCAGTATGGCAGAGATCCAGCATGGAGAGGAGACCAGCAGGCATACATGAGGTAAAATGGAAAacaggactttattttttttaatgcttaaacACATACTTTTATACAGGTTTTTATCTCCAGTTAAATCCATTGCACAATACAcattaaggcttttttttttaaaccctgccttcttaacctgttttctcttttgtctttcagCACT contains:
- the LOC122733306 gene encoding CCR4-NOT transcription complex subunit 7-like; its protein translation is MTSCCLLAPEAPPPPPPPPPPPPPPPPPGAAPLPTMPAAHAEQSPRIREVWACNLDEEMKKMRPVVQQYNYVAMDTEFPGVVARPIGEFRSYADYQYQLLRCNVDWLKIIQLGLTFMNEQGECPPGTCTWQFNFKFNLKEDMYAQDSIELLTMSGIQFQKHEEEGIEAQYFAELLMTSGVVLCEGVKWLSFHSGYDFGYFIKILTNAPLPEEAHDFFEILRLFFPVIYDIKYLMKSCKNLRGGLQEVATQLELERIGSQHQAGSDSLLTGMAFFKMREMFFEDHIDDAKYSGYLYGLGSGATHVQKKKQKRGQNTVQSSFQNTVQSNYPGNFPGNFPGNFPGNFPGNFPGNFPGSYQNSFQSSYQNSIQDVQNVQNVQNVQYVQYVQYGRDPAWRGDQQAYMSMQEMPPLEGEDQEFYTYGE